In the bacterium genome, AGAATTAGTAATTCTCCCGCAGAGACGCTGAGACGCAGAGGATATCATTGAAAAGTAAAAGTAAAACAAGTTCCTCCTTGTGCCTTTTTACTTTTTGCTTGCTTCCAGGCCGTTGACACATCGATATATCCCGACTTTCATCAGGACCTTGCCGGATTGGTTGTTCTCTGCGTCTTCTGCGGGAGATCTTTTTTCCCTGTGTGCTTTGTGTCCTCTCTATATTATAAGCTTGGCTTATGTAAGTGCCATTCCCCCTAAACCGGCAGATGCAGCCTCCTGATAAGCTCGATTCTCTCCTCTCTGGTCAACTTTTTCTTTGGCTGCGGCTGAGGGCGAGGTTTTGTAGCCTCCAGTTTCGATTCCTTATACTCTGCCAAAGGGACAGCCCGCTTGCCAAGACCGGCTTGATAGCCGGGTGTATTGTTGAACTCTTCGGCAATCAGGAAGATATTGACGATGATGTCGCTGACTCCGCCATGAAATTTGCTGTGCGACTGATTGACATAGTCGGCAATGGCTTTTTCATACGGTGTGTTGTCAGGGTTATAGTAGGAGATGAGCCAGCAGAAGCCCCGGAATTCGAAGTGAGGCGTCAGATAGGGCAGCCCTTCAAAAAATGTCTGGGTTCCATCCGTATTGAAAAGCGACATATAAGTAAGGGTGGCTGCCGGATTGGCAATGATATTCTGAAAGGTATGGGTTTCGGTAAAGCCAAGCTGTCTGGCGGGGTCCTGGGCATTAATGGGCCGTCCGGTATACAGCTCAAGGGTGGCAAACCGGGTTTTGTCCCAGAGCTCTTTTTCCTGATAAAGCTGCCGCTTGATCTTAAAGACATCCATAGGGATATTTCCTGTCTTGTAGACCTTGTCAAGCTCATTGTTCACCCGCTGGATGTTTTCCGGTTTGGGGACGATGGTGAAACCTTTGGCTGTGGTGTTGAGATGGAAATCACTGTCGCCCCGGCCACCAAACTTTTTCCCGTAGGTTGAAATCATGGGATGATGATGGCCGCCATTCGGAATGTTCATCCCCTCGGTTTCACCTTCAACAAAGGCGATAAGCCGATCAAAATACCAGATTTTCTCGGCCAGCCACCAATCGTGAAAATCAGCATCGAATTCCCTGACAGGGTATCGAGCCCATATTCCATCGATCCGGGCTATGACGATTCTTTTATCATTGACCAGGTCTGTCCGGATGTTTTTGGGAACGAAATATTTATTGCCATTTTCATCGGTTTTCCAATCCACTGCCGAGCTGTCGAATATTTCTTCTCCACTCGCTTTCCCCCATTTGGCCAGGAGCGGCCCCCCCATGCTGAGTAATCCCAGCCCTGCCGAAGAAAGTCCGAATGCCTTCAGAAAAGAACGCCGTTTAATTCCCTGCTCCGTGCAAATTTCCCCGAGACTTTTCATCCTGCCCTCCCCTCTCTCTTTTTGGCTCCTTTCGCCAATACCCCGTACTTTGAGCTTCAGGAATCAAAATGTGCATGTTTTTTTACCGGATATTCCGCCTGTAGTATGACAATTCGGGTTAAATGAGAATTTTCCTGTAAAAAGAGAATCCTTTTTGATAAGGTAAGATTTGCTTCCTGTTGTTGCCGAACTTATTGCAGGAGCGAAAATAGATGACCGAGAGATTCCAAATCTACAAGTGCGGGCTGTGTGAAAATATCGTGGAAATAACCCACGCAGGTACCGGTGAGCTTGTCTGCTGCAGCCAGCCGATGAACCTTTGCCTGGAGCACAGGAGAAACGAAGATGAGCGGGCAAACCATACTCCGGTACTTGAGCGGACCGGTCAGGGTCTCATGGTCAGGGTTGGAACCAACGAACACCCTATGGAGCCAAGACATTACATTGAGTGGATTGAAGTTATTGATGAAAAAAGTGCCTGCCGCCGGTTTTTGAGGCCGGGAGATGCCCCCGCCGCTCTGTTCGATACCAGCACAACTCCGCAGAGGATCAGAGAGTATTGCAGCCAGCATGGTCTGTGGAGAGGATATATGATCATGAACAGCAGATGATGAGCAGTGGTCAGTGGTCAGAAAAAAACTGAAAAATCCTAACTGATTACTGACTACTGATAGCTTCTTTTGAGCATTCACAGTATAATATTAAGGAAAGAATTGAATTTGGTTGTATTATGACCCATGACTTAAAGAATCAAATGAAAGAACATATCAACTTAGGCATCAGCACCTGCCTTCTGGGAGAAAATGTCCGCTATGATGGCGGGCATAAGTTAAACCATTACTTGAAGGATGTTGTCGGACAGTTTGTCAATTGGATTCCTGTCTGTCCCGAGGTCGAGTGTGGACTCCCCGTTCCCAGGGAGGCGATGCACCTTTCCGGGGACCCCCGATCGCCACGTCTGGTCACGGTAAGGAGCGGCATCGATCACACGGCACGAATGCTCGAATGGTCGAAGAAAAAGCTCGATCAGCTTGAAAAACTCGATCTTTGCGGATTTGTGTTCAAGAGTAACTCCCCAAGCTCCGGGATGCGGGACATTTTCGTCTATGGCAGTTCCGGAGTGCCGGTAACAAAAGGGCCGGGTATTTTTGCCAGACAATTCATGGACCGGTTCCCCCTGATCCCGGTCGAGGACGAAGGCAGACTGAATGATGCGGAATTGAGGGAGAATTTTATTGAGCGGGTCTTTGTGTTCAAGCGGTGGAAAGACCTTACCAGGAATAACGTTACTATCGGGGGGCTGGTTTCCTTTCATACGGCTCATAAGTTGCTTATTATGTCTCATAGTGTCAAGTACTTGAATGAGCTTGGAAAACTTGTGGCCCAGGCCGAATCAGATGACCTCAAAAAAGTTTTCGATCATTATTTTCTCATCCTCATGACCGCCCTGAAACTGAAAGCCACTGTCAGAAAGAATGTCAATGTCCTGCACCATATTATGGGCTATTTCAAAAAGAGACTCTCATCCGGCGAGAAGCAGGAGCTTCTTGAAGTGATTGAGAGCTATCATCACGGTCTCATGCCTCTTATCGTACCCATTGTCCTCTTAAAGCATTACGTCAGGAAATTTGACGAACCCTACCTGAAGCATCAGTATTATCTGAATCCCTACCCCATTGAGCTCATGCTGAGAAACCATGTATAGGCGCTTACAGCCCACACAATGAAAATTTTGTTCAAACTTTGGTGCAAAGCGGCGGAGCGGGACATCATTGCATCCTATCTTGTCGCTTTGCAGAGATGCTGGGAAATAAGGACCGCACCGCTCTTGACAGGCTGATTGAAAAGAGCGATGCATTATTACAACCTGAGTATATGGCCCGCCACGATTTCTGGCTGATGTATCCCTCTTAACCTGAATGGCACTTACATAAGCCAAGCTTATAATATAGAGAGAACACAAAGCACACAGGGAAAAAAGATCTCCCGCAGAGACGCAGAGACGCAGAGAACAACCAATCCGGCAAGGTCCTGATGAAAGTCGGGATATATCGATGTGTCAACGGCCTGGAAGCAAGCAAAAAGTAAAAAGGCACAAGGAGGAACTTGTTTTACTTTTACTTTTCAATGATATCCTCTGCGTCTCAGCGTCTCTGCGGGAGAATTACTAATTCTTATGTAAGTGCCATTCCTCTTAACCTGCCTCTTTAAAATTGTTCTGGTTATGGCATTCGTGGCAATTCTCTCCCATCCCTCCTTTATGGATATCCTCATGGCAATGAAAGCACTTATTCTCATTGATCAGATAGCTGCCTTCTGTGTGACAGACTTCGCACCTGAGGAGAAGATGTTTCCCTCCAAGGGGCGAACCAACCATAGAATGGTCGAATGATTTCTCATCAAAGTGTATCATATTGAATAATCTACTGTGATGTTCCGAATGGCAACGGGCGCATTCTGTAGTAACCCTGGCATGTAAACCGGATTTTCTTTGAATCATGGACTTGATGTCCTGGTGGCAATTCAGGCATTTATCAGTATCCAGTTTTTTTCCTTTCGTATGACAGGCATTGCACTCACCCTTTTTATCAAGCTTTTCATGAGCGTATGAGAGCGGGCCTGGTGACAGCATTTTTGACCAGTTAATGCGAAACCCTCCGTAAAAGATCAGAGCAACACTCGCTATCGTGAAAATAAGGGAAACAGCTCCTTTTATTATAAGATCCATTTGTACCCCCAGTACGACGTAACCAGAATATGAGCCAGAACAATGATAAAAAGCAGGTAACTGGAAAACTCATGAACGAGCTTCCATTTATTCAATATGGAAAGGCATAAATTCAAAAAGGCGGTGGAACGGATTTCCCTCAGCCTCTTGATAAGCTGGTCCGCGCAGTTGCACAACTCCCCCTGCTGGTCACTGTCGTATTTTTCGTTTACGAGATCGACCAGGCAGCCAGTCTCTTTTTTGATAAATCTCCACTGCCGGAAAGTCGCTACCAGTCCTGCGGTGCTGGGGAAACCAGGTGATTTCAAGTCCATTATTCTTTTGATAATCGGTGAAATATTGTTGGCATTCCGCAGATCTTTTTCTATGAGACGATCGATTTCATGCAGGTACTGATATATAGTGGATATACCCCAGAAGCAATAACTGAAGAGCACCTTGCCGAAAAATCCCGAAATTACCACCAGAAGCATAACCCAGAAAGTCGCACTATCCCTGAGAGCGAAAGAAGAATGAAACATGACGAGGACAGACCCCAGAATACCGAAAAATATGTGTATTTCCAGCCACGATGAAAGGGGGCCCAGAGATTCGAAACTCTTAATCTTTTTTCTCACAGCAAAGAGGATATAGGAAAAAACCATGAATATGGTCCCCACAACGCCGAGGGTATGACCTACCCTTCCCGAAGGTTTAAGGCTTGAGTATGCAGCAGAAGTAATTCTGTCACGATGGGGAGTAAACAGGTGTGGCAGATAAAGAATACCAAGATAAACTACAACGAGGATAACGAGAGAAATCCATATGATTCGGAAAATCGGCTTCTTATCCTGATGTGCAGCCTGAGGAAAAACTCCATCCTCTGCCATTTTCCCAGCGCTTTCGCCCCCTTCAAATGAGTGCTTTAAAAGCTCTCTTAACTCGATGCCGATAGATCCCCTGTTCTTTGAGATAAAACCCTCGATAGTCATGACCTTGAGAGCGCCTGCCGGGCAATTGTTAACGCAAGCCCTGTTGCTATAGCCTGCACAGCCATCGCATTTTACCGCAATCCCGGTCTGGCGTTTTTTTCCGGTTGAGTTGTCTTTTTCATTTTCACCGGCCTCGTTGGCTTTTTTCAGCTTTATAAATGGAAATAAATCATCGATAAGAGACGATTTACGCTCCTGCTTTGAGGAAAAATGAATGGCACCGTATGGGCAGGCCCTCATGCATAATCCGCAACCTATGCAGTTATCCGTTATGACAATGTGCCCTTCATCATCCTTTTCGATTCCATGTCGGCGGCAGACTTCAACGCATTTTGGATTCCTGCAAATTTTACACAGGTTAGGGATGAGATTACTTCCGATAATAGCAGATCGCTCTCGAGCGAAGCGGGAAACATCGTTATGCCTTCTTTTGCAGGCAGAGATACAATTACCGCAGTTAAGACATTGTTCGATATCACACACTACTATCGTTTGAGAATCTGTCATCTTCTGATGTCACCTCAGAGTATGTTTATGATATTTGACTTGTCTGTGAGAGATTTAGTTGTATAGTCTTCCGGCAGGACATCTTTGGATTTTAAAACCCCTGTTACATGAGTTACCACCTGTTTTTTATCACTACTCAGGAAGTTATTAAGATTGCCAAAAAAAGAGCAAAAACCATGCCAAAAGGTTGTCGTAATTAATTATTAAAAATAAAGAACTAGTTATGATCTTTATAAAGCCTCTGTCATTATTTCATGTTTAAGATGGGTAAATGTTATGCGTTTCATCTGGGTAACGCCATCATAAGAATTGTTGGAAACAACCAGTTTGCAGCCTCTAATCCGTCCAAGTTAATGATCCAGGTTTTATTCTCCACTATGGCTATTTGGTACAGTTTTTGCTTTCTCCCTTAAGACGATCGTTTTAATAACTTTCCCATAGTATGGAATTTTGGTAACTACTCAGGCACAAAGGAGCAAAGAAGGTAAAATGAATGCTGGGCAATTAAGCGGGGAAGTTAAACAGCAAATAGGCAATTTTGTTCAAAAAAGTGATATCAGGAAGAGAAGGCCTGTGAAAAAACTTGGCATTCGGAGCAGACGATGGCTTTTTACTTTCCACGTATTATTCAGCTCAGTATGGCTTGGAGCAGCAATATCCATGAACCTCATCATGCTTCTCAATGGCAGCCCTCCGAGTGGAGAGAAAACCTACGTACTTAATCTGGCTATCAAGTTCCTTGATGACTTTCTCATACTACCCTCGGTAATAGGTACAGTCATGACAGGTTTTCTGATTTCATTGAAAACCGACTGGGGATTTTTCAAGTACCACTGGGTCACGGCAAAATGGATTGCTACTTTTGCTCTCACCATTTCCGGCTCCTTTTGGCTTTTACCGTGGCTGAACAGACTGATCGCCATCTCTAACGTGCACTCTCTGCCGCTTCACCAGGGTTCTAGCTATGCTCATTACCGCATTATGTTTATCGTCCTGGGTAACTGCCAGGCTATCGTCCTGACCTTTATGGTTTTACTTTCAGTATTCAAGCCGGGCGGAAAATTCAAAAAGAGAGGCCTGAGCCCAAACCCTGAGTGGGCAAGAAGGAATTAAGCGCTTCTTAATCTTCATTGACAAACATGGCCTTGCCCATTACAATCTTATTATCTTTGTACCTGCACAAGGGAGGCAGGGTGCCTTGAACTGAATGGGACTGAACATGGCCAGGAATAAAAAAACTCTTCTGTTGATGGCAACTGCTGTCTTCATTTTCGGCAGCTCCCCTCAGGGTGTATCGGCGGCGCAGCAGGTGCGGGAAGGTGCCCGCGCAAGACCCTATTTCTTCTCTCCTCCTGACCAGGATTTTGAGCCTATCGTCAAAAAACGGCTGACCAGGATGCACTTCCGGTCAACCTATCGCCGGACATCCCCTATCGACCATACACCGACACCGAGCAATGAATCCCTCCGCACTGGGATTGCGTTGCGGAATTACGGATCTGATGGATCCGTACCATGCTTCCGAGAAAGCCTTGAAGGGTGCCGACAACCTTTTGATCGATATCCTGAAACATACCGCCGAAGGCTGGTAAATAGACGGTGGTTAGATCTTGAATCATATTGATATAATTCAGGCTTACATCATCGTCACTGGTACTGGGGAGAGAGATGACTTCGATTCCCAGAGAGAGGAGCCGCTTTTTCAGTTGAGCCCGTTGCTCTTCACGCTCAAGGAGAAGCCGGTAGTATTCGAATAAATCCCTGCGGGCGTCCTGGTCAGCCAGACTGGCCCAGAACTTTTCTCTCTGTTTGTGGGCTGCACTCAAGAGATCCAGTCCCAGGAGAAAGCGAGACAGGTTGACCCTTCCGGACTCCTCGCCCGAAACTGCAAAAAATTCAGCCTTATCAGAGATAAATTGTCCCTTTTCATCGCGAAACTCGTTCACTCTGGACCAGAGAATTTGCAGCAGTTGATCCTGATGCTCCGAATGGTCCAGCCACCAGGTCAATTCATCAGCCTCTGATTCAGTGAGGATGGAACAG is a window encoding:
- a CDS encoding desulfoferrodoxin; the encoded protein is MTERFQIYKCGLCENIVEITHAGTGELVCCSQPMNLCLEHRRNEDERANHTPVLERTGQGLMVRVGTNEHPMEPRHYIEWIEVIDEKSACRRFLRPGDAPAALFDTSTTPQRIREYCSQHGLWRGYMIMNSR
- a CDS encoding DUF523 and DUF1722 domain-containing protein, which encodes MTHDLKNQMKEHINLGISTCLLGENVRYDGGHKLNHYLKDVVGQFVNWIPVCPEVECGLPVPREAMHLSGDPRSPRLVTVRSGIDHTARMLEWSKKKLDQLEKLDLCGFVFKSNSPSSGMRDIFVYGSSGVPVTKGPGIFARQFMDRFPLIPVEDEGRLNDAELRENFIERVFVFKRWKDLTRNNVTIGGLVSFHTAHKLLIMSHSVKYLNELGKLVAQAESDDLKKVFDHYFLILMTALKLKATVRKNVNVLHHIMGYFKKRLSSGEKQELLEVIESYHHGLMPLIVPIVLLKHYVRKFDEPYLKHQYYLNPYPIELMLRNHV
- a CDS encoding 4Fe-4S dicluster domain-containing protein, which translates into the protein MTDSQTIVVCDIEQCLNCGNCISACKRRHNDVSRFARERSAIIGSNLIPNLCKICRNPKCVEVCRRHGIEKDDEGHIVITDNCIGCGLCMRACPYGAIHFSSKQERKSSLIDDLFPFIKLKKANEAGENEKDNSTGKKRQTGIAVKCDGCAGYSNRACVNNCPAGALKVMTIEGFISKNRGSIGIELRELLKHSFEGGESAGKMAEDGVFPQAAHQDKKPIFRIIWISLVILVVVYLGILYLPHLFTPHRDRITSAAYSSLKPSGRVGHTLGVVGTIFMVFSYILFAVRKKIKSFESLGPLSSWLEIHIFFGILGSVLVMFHSSFALRDSATFWVMLLVVISGFFGKVLFSYCFWGISTIYQYLHEIDRLIEKDLRNANNISPIIKRIMDLKSPGFPSTAGLVATFRQWRFIKKETGCLVDLVNEKYDSDQQGELCNCADQLIKRLREIRSTAFLNLCLSILNKWKLVHEFSSYLLFIIVLAHILVTSYWGYKWIL